Proteins co-encoded in one Fusarium musae strain F31 chromosome 3, whole genome shotgun sequence genomic window:
- a CDS encoding hypothetical protein (EggNog:ENOG41): MGAGMGGLGAALALAKRGFKHIDVYETASSLGFVGAGIQMAPNMGRILDRLGCWDDIEREATCVAGSSIRQGSTNVELAHVDMPDIKGKYGFSHLCGHRASLAGHLYEACKKESAITFHFATSLIEVEGFAPKVVFKLQPRDGEAFTREADILLGADGIKSVTRSQLLQQVNATPEEAETGQAAYRIMLKREDMAHDPELLALIDSDEVVRWVGEKRHIIAYSIANKSIYNLSTVQPDDNFASAPSITYTTKGSKKVMLEVFETFCPLVQKMLNLVPEGEVCEWRLRMYKPLPTWTQGSVALLGDACHPTLPHLSQGAAMAIEDGSTIAEVLSLAPDTRPETIAKCLKVYEQSRKEWTSNLVEMAYLSGRTLHLGEGKAKEERDRMFKEHKSSGSVPDKWTSPDVQKMIYTNDCVAKVRSEFETAFAAA; the protein is encoded by the exons ATGGGCGCCGGCATGGGCGGACTAGGAGCTGCCCTAGCTCTAGCCAAACGAGGTTTCAAACATATTGATGTTTATGAAACTGCCAGTAGCCTTGGTTTTGTAGGAGCTGGTATTCAGATGGCTCCTAACATGGGGAGAATTCTTGACAGGTTGGGATGCTGGGATGATATTGAGAGAGAAGCTACTTGCGTAGCTGGGAGCAGCATTCGCC AGGGATCAACTAATGTTGAGCTCGCTCATGTTGATATGCCTGATATTAAGGGAAAATACGGTTTTTCACACCTCTGCGGCCATCGAGCTTCCTTAGCTGGTCATCTATACGAAGCTTGCAAGAAAGAGAGCGCCATCACCTTTCACTTTGCCACAAGCCTGATCGAAGTTGAGGGCTTTGCTCCCAAAGTAGTCTTCAAGCTTCAGCCCAGAGATGGAGAGGCATTCACCCGTGAAGCTGATATTCTTCTCGGCGCCGATGGCATCAAGAGTGTAACTCGATCCCAGCTCCTGCAACAAGTCAACGCCACGCCCGAAGAGGCCGAGACCGGTCAAGCTGCCTACCGTATCATGCTCAAGCGAGAAGACATGGCTCACGATCCTGAATTACTGGCTCTCATTGATAGCGATGAGGTTGTAAGATGGGTGGGAGAGAAACGACACATTATCGCATACTCAATCGCCAATAAGTCCATTTACAACCTGTCGACTGTCCAGCCAGATGACAACTTTGCATCCGCTCCTTCAATCACATACACAACTAAGGGATCTAAGAAAGTTATGCTGGAAGTGTTTGAGACATTCTGTCCTCTTGTACAGAAGATGCTCAATCTGGTCCCTGAAGGAGAGGTCTGTGAGTGGCGACTAAGGATGTACAAGCCTTTGCCTACATGGACTCAGGGATCAGTGGCATTGTTAGGAGACGCTTGTCACCCAACGCTCCCACATCTCAGCCAAGGAGCTGCAATGGCTATTGAAGACGGCTCAACAATCGCCGAGGTTCTATCCCTTGCCCCTGATACTCGGCCCGAGACTATTGCCAAGTGCTTGAAGGTGTATGAGCAATCTCGAAAGGAATGGACTTCGAATCTCGTCGAAATGGCATATCTGTCTGGTCGAACACTGCATCTGGGCGAAGGAAAAGCAAAGGAGGAGAGAGATAGGATGTTCAAGGAGCACAAGTCCAGTGGTTCGGTCCCTGACAAGTGGACGTCTCCGGATGTACAAAAGATGATTTACACAAATGATTGTGTCGCAAAGGTTAGGTCCGAGTTTGAGACAGCCTTTGCCGCAGCATAG
- a CDS encoding hypothetical protein (EggNog:ENOG41), with product MVGSSLVGLLAVVLQICFVKAVDVDVAVSAYTGDVESDWTAVYYSDQKPLLIGNDGGPDKGGFHVYDLNSKAPLEEVAAKTPGRSKLVTTVYDVNKKDILVTIAQPDSVVRAYEVPKFKQIKDADFKVLGDWSALCSWKSPAGNDYVFLFGKGQAVQLLLQETKKSFEFVQIQTFPTDFETSGCAVSRSESRMYISTDDDKSVYAFSLKESTKAPKITKVGKAEDDVTGLAVYVPKKGSDYLFVAQTDKVAVYDSSFKLKGTLSLTGQEDIEVQGLNIYQGATSKYPAGALTYAIESEDVNGFAVSSLENALEKLKLEANTKYDPRKVKTDTKTEPICKTCGGNGYCIKDKKSKCECFAGFAGNTCSRFTCTDKCSGHGKCVGPNECKCDKGWGGLHCSFLLIEPTYETESRLGDGDDPAIWISPEGPENSRIVTTMKSGKEAGLGVFDLAGNLLQSFTAGEPNNVDMIYGFKAGNRKVDLAFAACRADDTLCLFEMLPNGTLTNIPGGIHPVVDDYKVYGSCTYKSPKTGKQYLFVNEKSARYLQYELTSTSKGELQTKLVREFQGGSGGQVEGCVSDEENGWIFLGEEPSALWRYDAEPDSKDKGVVIGKVGDGNLYGDVEGVTLVYGSKPTEGFILVSCQGVSAYNVYRRAAPHEFVTTFTLVESSDGQIDPVSNTDGITAVGTALNKDFPHGLVVVHDDANQLPNGKTSAEASFKLVSLEKILGSKVLGEKGLLDQVDKNWDPRK from the exons ATGGTTGGTTCAAGTCTCGTTGGCCTATTGGCTGTTGTTCTCCAGATATGTTTCGTCAAGGCGGTGGACGTAGACGTTGCGGTTTCTGCTTACACCGGCGACGTCGAGTCTGATTGGACTGCCGTTTACTACTCTGATCAGAAACCTCTATTGATTGGAAATGATGGGGGTCCTGATAAGGGAGGCTTTCACGTCTATGATCTCAACTCAAAGGCTCCGTTGGAAGAAGTCGCTGCGAAAACACCTGGACGCAGCAAGCTTGTCACGACAGTTTACGATGTCAACAAGAAGGATATCCTCGTCACTATCGCTCAGCCTGATTCTGTTGTCCGCGCTTATGAGGTGCCAAAGTTTAAGCAGATCAAAGACGCGGACTTTAAAGTTCTAGGAGATTGGTCTGCGCTGTGCAGTTGGAAGAGTCCTGCTGGGAACGATTATGTCTTCTTGTTTGGAAAGGGACAGGCAGTTCAACTACTCCTCCAGGAGACAAAGAAGTCATTTGAGTTTGTCCAG ATCCAAACTTTCCCTACTGACTTTGAAACATCGGGATGTGCCGTTTCACGCTCCGAGTCTCGCATGTACATCTCTACAGATGACGACAAGAGCGTTTATGCCTTTTCACTTAAAGAGTCTACAAAAGCGCCCAAGATCACCAAGGTTGGCAAGGCAGAAGACGATGTGACCGGCTTGGCCGTCTACGTTCCCAAGAAGGGCTCCGACTACTTATTTGTCGCCCAGACTGACAAAGTCGCTGTCTACGATTCCtctttcaagctcaagggcacATTATCTTTGACCGGGCAAGAAGACATTGAAGTGCAGGGTCTGAACATATATCAAGGTGCTACGAGCAAGTATCCTGCTGGTGCTCTGACATACGCCATTGAGTCAGAGGATGTCAACGGTTTCGCTGTCTCGTCCCTTGAGAATGCTTTGGAGAAACTCAAGCTTGAGGCCAACACGAAGTACGACCCCAGAAAGGTCAAGACAGACACCAAGACTGAGCCAATCTGCAAAACTTGCGGGGGAAACGGCTACTgtatcaaggacaagaagagcaaatgcGAGTGCTTCGCTGGGTTTGCTGGAAATACCTGCAGTAGGTTCACCTGCACCGACAAGTGTTCCGGCCATGGAAAGTGTGTTGGACCCAACGAGTGTAAATGCGACAAGGGATGGGGTGGTCTTCACTGCtcgtttcttctcatcgagcCAACCTACGAGACTGAATCTcgtcttggtgatggcgatgatcCCGCCATTTGGATCTCGCCTGAGGGGCCGGAAAATTCTCGAATCGTCACGACGATGAAGTCTGGAAAGGAAGCTGGTCTTGGGGTCTTCGACTTGGCTGGTAATCTTCTCCAGTCTTTCACAGCTGGCGAACCTAACAATGTCGACATGATCTATGGCTTCAAGGCAGGTAATCGAAAGGTTGACCTTGCTTTTGCTGCTTGTAGAGCTGATGATACGCTCTG TCTCTTCGAGATGCTGCCCAACGGCACATTGACCAATATTCCTGGCGGTATTCAccctgttgttgatgactaCAAAGTCTACGGCTCATGCACCTACAAGTCACCCAAGACAGGAAAGCAATATCTCTTCGTCAACGAGAAGTCAGCACGATATCTCCAGTACGAACTCACTTCCACATCTAAAGGAGAACTCCAGACAAAGCTTGTCCGAGAGTTCCAAGGCGGCAGTGGAGGCCAAGTAGAAGGCTGTGTATCCGACGAGGAGAACGGCTGGATCTTCCTCGGCGAAGAACCCTCTGCCCTGTGGCGATACGACGCAGAGCCCGATTCAAAAGACAAGGGTGTAGTAATCGGCAAAGTCGGCGATGGCAACCTCTACGGCGACGTTGAAGGCGTGACCCTCGTCTACGGCTCCAAGCCCACGGAGGGTTTCATCCTAGTATCATGCCAAGGCGTCAGCGCATACAACGTCTACCGCCGAGCCGCTCCTCACGAGTTCGTTACCACCTTCACACTCGTAGAGTCATCAGACGGGCAGATCGACCCCGTGTCCAATACAGACGGCATAACAGCTGTGGGCACGGCTCTGAACAAGGATTTCCCTCATGGTTTGGTGGTTGTGCACGATGATGCGAACCAACTGCCCAATGGCAAGACCAGTGCTGAGGCGAGCTTCAAGCTGGTtagtcttgagaagatcctGGGGTCCAAGGTGTTGGGGGAAAAGGGCCTGTTGGATCAGGTGGATAAGAACTGGGATCCTAGGAAGTGA
- a CDS encoding hypothetical protein (EggNog:ENOG41): MKYSFVTLAAVAGAALAAPPPSAIDNFGPDFFTPFCNLDYKGKPCEELVGKGDKNADAICKAGREHFCGPNQKRDAVPEPQPDPVADPMPWCTWRGQPCWKEKMKAKREAIPEPVAAPQPDPVADPMPWCTWRGQPCWKETMKAKREAIPEPVAVPQPDPVADPMPWCTWRGQPCWKEKMAKREAIAEPVAAPQPDPVAEPMPWCTWRGQPCWKEKMKAKREAEAIPEPIAAPQPDPVADPMPWCTWRGQPCWKEKMAKREAIAEPVAAPQPDPVAEPMPWCTWRGQPCWKEKMRMAKRDALPEPVAAPKPDPVAEPMPWCTWRGQPCWKEKMRMAKREPEAIPEPVAAAKPDPVAEPMPWCTWRGQPCWKEKMKLKTREAAPVAEPQPKPWCMWRGQPCWKKTKRAAAPEPAPEAENEPRWCMWRGQPCWKKTKRDATPEPWCMWRGQPCWKAKRDAAPEPWCMWRGQPCWKAKRDAGQALSNALHATRSLDTRSADAPSTAHLPRDAAHKAKRSIVELANLIALSARGSPEEYFKSLELETFFPDAAPNATAKRDLNTLQEDKRWCMWRGQPCWKAKRAAEAVLDAVDGDDGATGPGGPDSHYDTRDFKSENFAAKRDLIAIKAAARSIADIPEE, encoded by the coding sequence ATGAAATACTCCTTCGTTACTCTGGCCGCGGTGGCCGGAGCCGCACTCGCGGCACCTCCGCCGTCCGCCATCGACAACTTCGGCCCGGATTTCTTCACCCCTTTCTGCAACCTCGACTACAAGGGGAAGCCATGCGAGGAGCTCGTTGGCAAGGGCGACAAGAACGCTGATGCCATCTGCAAGGCTGGCCGTGAACACTTCTGCGGTCCTAATCAGAAGCGTGATGCTGTCCCTGAGCCTCAGCCTGACCCTGTTGCTGATCCGATGCCCTGGTGTACTTGGCGTGGACAGCCGTGCTGGAAGGAGAAAATGAAGGCTAAGCGTGAAGCTATTCCCGAGCCTGTTGCAGCTCCTCAACCTGATCCCGTCGCTGATCCTATGCCTTGGTGTACCTGGCGAGGACAGCCCTGTTGGAAGGAGACGATGAAGGCCAAGCGCGAGGCTATCCCCGAGCCTGTCGCAGTCCCTCAACCCGATCCTGTTGCCGACCCCATGCCCTGGTGCACTTGGCGCGGCCAACCTTGTTGGAAGGAAAAGATGGCTAAACGAGAGGCCATCGCGGAGCCAGTTGCTGCACCCCAGCCTGACCCAGTTGCCGAGCCGATGCCGTGGTGCACTTGGCGAGGCCAGCCATGCTGGAAGGAAAAGATGAAGGCTAAGCGTGAAGCTGAAGCTATTCCCGAGCCCATCGCCGCTCCTCAACCCGACCCCGTTGCCGACCCCATGCCCTGGTGTACCTGGAGGGGCCAACCCTGCtggaaggagaagatggctaAGCGTGAGGCTATTGCCGAACCCGTCGCCGCTCCTCAGCCTGATCCTGTTGCTGAACCTATGCCTTGGTGCACCTGGCGCGGACAACCTTGCTGGAAAGaaaagatgagaatggctaAACGCGATGCTCTTCCTGAGCCAGTTGCTGCCCCTAAGCCCGACCCTGTTGCTGAGCCCATGCCTTGGTGCACATGGCGAGGTCAGCCTTGCtggaaggagaagatgcgCATGGCGAAGCGTGAGCCTGAAGCTATCCCCGAACCCGTCGCTGCCGCCAAGCCTGATCCCGTTGCTGAGCCTATGCCTTGGTGCACATGGCGCGGGCAGCCCTGCTGGAAGGAGAaaatgaagctcaagacccGCGAAGCCGCTCCCGTCGCTGAGCCCCAGCCCAAGCCTTGGTGCATGTGGCGTGGACAACCATGCTGGAAGAAGACCAAGCGCGCCGCTGCCCCTGAACCCGCCCCCGAGGCTGAGAACGAACCTAGATGGTGCATGTGGCGAGGCCAGCCTTGCTGGAAGAAGACCAAGCGCGATGCTACTCCTGAGCCTTGGTGCATGTGGCGTGGCCAGCCCTGCTGGAAGGCTAAGCGCGACGCTGCTCCCGAGCCCTGGTGTATGTGGCGAGGACAGCCATGCTGGAAAGCCAAGCGTGATGCCGGTCAAGCTCTCTCCAACGCCCTCCACGCAACTCGATCCCTCGACACTCGATCCGCCGACGCACCCAGCACCGCTCATCTCCCCCGCGACGCCGCCCACAAGGCCAAGCGCTCCATCGTCGAGCTCGCCAACCTGATCGCCCTGTCTGCGCGTGGTAGTCCCGAAGAGTACTTCAAGAGCCTCGAGCTCGAGACCTTCTTCCCTGATGCTGCTCCCAACGCTACGGCCAAGCGCGACCTCAACACTCTTCAGGAGGATAAGCGCTGGTGCATGTGGCGAGGACAGCCTTGCTGGAAGGCCAAGCGCGCTGCCGAGGCAGTTCTCGATGCcgtcgatggcgatgatggtgctACTGGTCCTGGAGGTCCCGACTCTCACTACGATACTCGGGATTTCAAGTCTGAAAACTTTGCGGCTAAGCGGGATCTAATTGCCATCAAGGCAGCAGCTCGCAGCATTGCCGACATACCCGAGGAATAA
- a CDS encoding hypothetical protein (EggNog:ENOG41) yields the protein MNMHDFFQQQRLNSITSVEIVWECAPWILPDIEDHSRFVPPLSDMESFRLFLKAIPNIFPNIKKLYVSLQGDMIPKSHGQLRDTDKYSTKERILLVERNIILKVDQMVPYLKPHVDFSIAYPTSTYAVQRSLALRQGWTVKQRHETGEVERHWRPLAKCKPRTGYWVCLGDKDVRRKRARGIIGHKHMPARVSEKKYDVFFRS from the coding sequence ATGAACATGCACGACTTCTTCCAGCAACAGCGACTAAATTCCATCACGTCTGTCGAAATCGTTTGGGAGTGTGCACCATGGATCTTGCCAGACATCGAGGACCACTCTAGGTTCGTTCCTCCTCTAAGCGACATGGAGTCTTTTAGACTATTTCTCAAGGCCATTCCCAATATTTTCCCGAACATCAAGAAACTTTATGTTTCTTTACAAGGAGACATGATTCCCAAGTCGCATGGACAACTCCGCGACACTGACAAGTACTCGACCAAGGAACGAATCTTGCTCGTGGAGAGGAACATCATCTTGAAAGTCGACCAAATGGTGCCTTACCTCAAACCCCATGTCGACTTTTCAATCGCCTATCCTACGAGTACGTATGCTGTGCAGAGAAGTCTTGCGCTTCGACAGGGCTGGACAGTGAAGCAGAGGCATGAGACTGGTGAGGTGGAACGACACTGGAGGCCATTGGCGAAATGCAAACCTCGAACAGGCTACTGGGTCTGCTTGGGTGATAAGGAtgtaagaagaaagagagcgAGAGGCATCATTGGGCATAAACATATGCCAGCGCGTGTTTCCGAAAAGAAGTATGATGTTTTCTTTCGGTCTTAG
- a CDS encoding hypothetical protein (EggNog:ENOG41) produces MASELATRIGDLNPFSSKSRRTNDEDFGEEIDNNTVAGGGHSARRMVTDLRVSSALREFLVKEKMLSKKEAKIDSEDSSRELLELVSKPHIRVPPELMDRSHPLPEYFISSSHNTYLMAHQLYGSSCATAYESAIRTGARCVEIDAWDNSDDRDEPKVTHGYTLVSNISFRLVCETIRNSADQEAVDAQKYGFRPSPILLSLENHCDAYGQMRLVNIMQDVFGDRLLSKAVRHIGHEEQAGSDQHVKLEDLGAKIAVIVEYHFTDEPSSSDSNSDDSEDEEEEKAARKEYKDKRKKEEPSIIIPELAELGVYAQSVKPMDNSWFEEGSLANGPHHHLINVSESGLASHLPEHASNIARHNAHHLMRVYPKGTRISSTNLKPVPYWGIGAQICALNLQNFGTSNQLNEALFSGTDGYVLKPAALRAGGNGRLSTGRSKRLRLHVAGATDIPLHGDSEADSIKPYLTCTLYHPDNIKGDPPKRKTEPYKQHKLEFLHRGPNPPPTEPLWDETLTWEYEDNELTFLRMLIKSDDSWTRNPMFAVAAVRLLYVEPGWRFIRMLDLKGHETQCSVLVNFEIIDA; encoded by the coding sequence ATGGCTTCAGAACTCGCAACCCGCATCGGCGACCTCAACcccttctcctccaaaaGCCGGCGCACCAACGATGAAGATTTCGGCGAGGAGATCGACAACAACACCGTCGCGGGCGGTGGCCACAGCGCCCGTCGCATGGTAACAGACCTCAGAGTCAGCAGCGCCCTACGAGAGTTCCTCGTCAAAGAGAAGATGCTCTCcaagaaggaagccaagattgACTCTGAGGACTCGTCGCGCGAGCTCTTGGAACTCGTTAGCAAACCGCATATTCGCGTACCGCCTGAACTCATGGATAGGTCGCATCCACTGCCGGAGTACTTTATCAGCTCGAGCCATAATACTTATCTCATGGCGCATCAGCTTTATGGGTCTTCGTGCGCGACTGCGTATGAGAGTGCGATCAGGACGGGGGCGAGATGTGTTGAGATTGATGCGTGGGATAATAGCGATGATAGAGATGAGCCCAAGGTCACTCATGGGTATACCCTAGTATCCAACATTTCGTTCCGTTTGGTTTGTGAGACGATTCGCAACTCTGCGGATCAAGAAGCTGTTGATGCGCAAAAGTATGGCTTCAGACCTTCGCCTATTCTTCTGTCGCTGGAGAACCACTGCGATGCGTATGGTCAGATGCGCCTTGTCAATATTATGCAGGATGTTTTTGGGGATCGCCTTTTGAGCAAGGCTGTTAGACATATTGGCCACGAAGAACAAGCTGGTTCGGATCAACATGTGAAGCTGGAGGATCTGGGTGCAAAGATTGCTGTTATTGTTGAGTATCACTTTACGGATGAGCCTTCAAGCAGCGATAGCAACTCGGATGACTcggaggacgaagaagaggaaaaggctgCGCGAAAGGAGTACAAGgataagagaaagaaggaagagcCCTCTATCATCATCCCTGAGCTTGCTGAGCTGGGCGTCTACGCGCAGTCTGTCAAGCCAATGGACAACTCGTGGTTCGAAGAGGGATCTCTCGCCAACGGCCCCCATCACCATCTTATCAACGTATCTGAATCAGGTCTGGCATCTCATCTTCCCGAGCACGCATCAAACATCGCCCGACACAACGCCCACCATCTCATGCGCGTTTATCCCAAGGGCACGCGAATCTCATCCACCAATCTTAAGCCCGTTCCTTACTGGGGAATCGGAGCTCAGATCTGTGCGTTGAACTTGCAAAACTTTGGTACCAGCAATCAACTCAACGAAGCCCTCTTCAGCGGCACAGACGGCTACGTCCTCAAGCCCGCTGCTCTGCGCGCCGGCGGAAACGGAAGACTGAGCACAGGTCGCAGCAAGCGTCTCCGTCTTCACGTCGCAGGCGCAACAGATATCCCTCTGCACGGCGACTCAGAGGCAGACTCTATCAAGCCGTACCTCACATGCACGCTGTACCACCCTGATAATATCAAAGGCGATCCACCCAAGCGCAAGACAGAACCGTATAAGCAGCACAAGCTTGAGTTTCTTCACAGAGGACCAAACCCGCCCCCGACAGAGCCTCTTTGGGATGAGACGCTGACTTGGGAGTATGAAGATAATGAGCTGACTTTCCTGCGTATGCTTATCAAGAGTGATGATAGTTGGACGAGGAACCCGATGTTTGCTGTTGCGGCGGTGAGATTGCTTTATGTTGAGCCGGGATGGAGATTTATTCGCATGTTGGATCTCAAGGGACATGAGACGCAGTGTTCGGTTCTTGTGAACTTTGAGATCATTGATGCTTAG
- a CDS encoding hypothetical protein (EggNog:ENOG41), translating to MAPSPTALQALEASPRLHDLLTRLHAESEAQEKAISQTWFYLKYLFGFYLTGKTWSTSADAHMSDKFVALEQDKCLFMYLLARSINAKNIVEAGTSFGVSTMYLALAVGQNVNAMRARGEKVTGKVVGTEWESSKAERARKHWSEAGEEVQPWIDLREGDLRETLSEEGMPEEIDMLLLDTWIPMALPALEIIKPRLKRGAIILADNTKMAKALYKEFLDYIHDPKNGFKTTTTAYSGGLEMIVYLP from the exons ATggcaccatcaccaacggcCCTTCAAGCACTCGAGGCGAGTCCTCGCCTCCATGACCTCCTGACACGCCTTCACGCCGaatcagaagctcaagaaaagGCCATCTCTCAAACCTGGTTCTACCTCAAATATCTCTTTGGCTTCTACCTCACCGGCAAAACATGGTCTACGTCCGCAGACGCTCACATGAGCGATAAGTTCGTCGCTCTAGAGCAAGATAAATGTCTCTTCATGTATCTCCTCGCCCGCAGTATAAACGCCAAGAACATCGTTGAGGCAGGAACTAGTTTTGGTGTTTCGACGATGTATCTTGCTCTGGCGGTAGGACAGAACGTTAATGCTATGAGAGCGAGGGGTGAGAAGGTTACGGGCAAGGTTGTTGGTACGGAGTGGGAGAGTAGTAAAGCTGAGAGGGCGAGGAAGCATTGGAGTGAAGCAGGTGAAGAGGTTCAGCCGTGGATTGACCTGAGGGAGGGAGATTTAAGAGAGACGCTTTCGGAGGAGGGTATGCCTGAGGAGATTGATATGCTGCTCCTTGACA CTTGGATACCAATggctcttccagctctggAGATCATCAAGCCTCGTCTGAAGCGAGGGGCTATCATTCTAGCTGATAACACAAAGATGGCCAAGGCGTTGTATAAAGAGTTTTTGGATTATATCCATGATCCGAAGAATGGATTCAAGACCACTACTACGGCTTACAGTGGTGGACTTGAGATGATTGTGTATCTTCCTTGA
- a CDS encoding hypothetical protein (EggNog:ENOG41), which yields MEQFEFHPASTSFNRVWSTLEPGVDELVLNEDSQTGRRTTLQRWQPGAGNQQDIFIHDYVEEIFMVEGDLYDQNLQQGWEKGAYAYRKPGMRHGPFKSEGGCLMFIVCIPVNANGKEAGDRV from the coding sequence ATGGAGCAGTTTGAATTTCACCCCGCTTCCACATCTTTCAATCGTGTATGGTCGACTCTCGAGCCGGGCGTCGATGAACTAGTCCTCAACGAGGACTCGCAGACAGGCAGACGTACAACATTACAGCGATGGCAGCCTGGCGCCGGCAATCAGCAGGACATTTTCATCCACGACTACGTTGAGGAGATTTTCATGGTTGAGGGTGATTTGTACGACCAGAATCTGCAGCAGGGTTGGGAGAAGGGCGCGTATGCGTACCGAAAGCCTGGGATGCGGCATGGTCCTTTCAAGAGCGAGGGCGGATGTTTGATGTTTATTGTGTGTATCCCTGTGAATGCGAATGGCAAAGAGGCTGGCGATAGAGTCTGA
- a CDS encoding hypothetical protein (EggNog:ENOG41): protein MAVNELPNAPAEHPHAIARSDSSTSSSPEDNNEPIIHQPVPIRPSLPQRKSSGPLVVPRDSSAVGPLEPDFGPDDVRAMSPRRTSEDLDRIGKAAREEMRRHAKALQDSLLTIFNRIEAVREEHDKLDNNNKFLQKYIGDLMSTSKITATSSQRKK from the exons ATGGCAGTCAACGAACTCCCAAATGCTCCTGCAGAGCATCCCCATGCAATCGCACGATCAGATTCTTCCACATCATCGAGCCCCGAAGACAATAACGAGCCCATTATTCACCAGCCGGTCCCTATTCGACCTAGCCTACCTCAACGGAAAAGCAGCGGCCCTCTAGTTGTCCCTCGCGACAGCTCAGCAGTTGGCCCTCTCGAGCCCGACTTTGGTCCAGATGACGTCAGGGCAATGAGTCCCAGGAGAACGAGCGAGGATCTCGATAGGATTGGAAAGGCTGCGCGCGAAGAAATGAGAAG ACACGCCAAGGCATTGCAGGACTCTCTTCTCACAATCTTCAACCGCATTGAAGCCGTTCGCGAAGAACACGACAAGCTTgataacaacaacaagttCTTGCAAAAGTACATTGGCGACTTGATGAGCACTAGCAAGATCACAGCGACGAGTAGCCAACGCAAGAAATAA